The Streptococcus pluranimalium genome contains a region encoding:
- the recA gene encoding recombinase RecA: protein MAKKQKKLDDISKKFGEERQKALDDALKNIEKDFGKGAIMKLGERAEQKVQVMSSGSLALDIALGAGGYPKGRIIEIYGPESSGKTTVALHAVAQAQKEGGIAAFIDAEHALDPMYAQALGVNIDELLLSQPDSGEQGLEIAGKLIDSGAVDLVVVDSVAALVPRAEIDGDIGDSHVGLQARMMSQAMRKLSASINKTKTIAIFINQLREKVGVMFGNPETTPGGRALKFYSSVRLDVRGNTQIKGTGDKKDQNVGKETKIKVVKNKVAPPFKEAFVEIMYGEGISRTGELVKIASDLDIIQKAGAWFSYNGEKIGQGSENAKKFLAENPAIFDEIDQKVRVHFGMIEAPEGDELPAEDAKSVETDELVLDLDGGIEIEE, encoded by the coding sequence TTGGCTAAAAAACAAAAAAAATTAGATGATATTTCTAAAAAATTTGGTGAGGAGCGTCAAAAGGCGCTCGATGATGCCCTTAAAAATATCGAAAAGGATTTCGGTAAGGGAGCCATCATGAAACTTGGCGAACGTGCTGAGCAGAAAGTTCAAGTCATGAGTTCAGGCTCATTGGCACTTGATATTGCCCTTGGTGCAGGTGGTTACCCTAAAGGCCGTATCATTGAAATCTACGGTCCTGAGAGCTCTGGTAAAACAACCGTTGCGCTTCATGCTGTTGCTCAAGCCCAAAAAGAAGGTGGGATTGCTGCCTTTATCGATGCTGAGCACGCATTGGATCCTATGTATGCTCAAGCGCTTGGGGTTAATATTGATGAATTGCTCTTGTCTCAACCAGATTCTGGAGAGCAAGGTCTTGAAATCGCTGGTAAATTGATTGATTCAGGTGCCGTTGACTTGGTTGTTGTCGACTCTGTTGCGGCTCTTGTTCCTCGCGCTGAAATTGACGGTGATATCGGTGATAGCCATGTTGGTTTGCAAGCGCGTATGATGAGCCAAGCCATGCGTAAACTATCAGCTTCTATTAACAAAACCAAAACGATTGCAATTTTTATCAACCAATTGCGTGAAAAAGTTGGGGTCATGTTTGGTAATCCTGAAACAACACCTGGTGGACGTGCCCTTAAATTCTACTCATCTGTTCGTTTGGATGTTCGTGGTAACACGCAAATCAAGGGAACTGGTGATAAGAAAGACCAAAACGTTGGTAAGGAAACTAAAATCAAGGTTGTTAAAAACAAGGTTGCACCACCATTCAAAGAAGCATTTGTGGAAATTATGTATGGTGAAGGGATTTCACGTACTGGAGAATTGGTTAAGATTGCAAGCGATTTAGATATTATTCAAAAAGCTGGTGCTTGGTTCTCTTACAATGGTGAAAAGATTGGTCAGGGGTCTGAAAATGCTAAGAAATTCTTGGCAGAAAATCCAGCCATCTTTGACGAAATCGATCAAAAAGTGCGCGTGCATTTTGGAATGATTGAGGCGCCAGAAGGTGATGAACTACCAGCAGAAGATGCTAAATCAGTAGAGACGGACGAACTCGTCTTAGATCTTGATGGTGGTATTGAAATTGAGGAGTAA
- a CDS encoding competence/damage-inducible protein A produces the protein MKAELIAVGTEILTGQIVNTNAQYLSEKMAEIGIDVYYQTAVGDNEERLLSVIDMASKRSDLVILCGGLGPTEDDLTKQTLAKYLGRNLVFDEKANQKLDQFFASRPKYSRTPNNERQAQMVEDSTPIQNITGLAVGGILTVDGVTYVVLPGPPSELKPMVQEGLLPLLSTSGEQLYSRVLRFFGIGESQLVTVLADMIEEQTDPTLAPYAKVGEVTLRLSTKAKNQQAADLKLDALEAQILATPGLDNTPLKDHLYGYGEGNSLAQVTVDLLKASGKSVTAAESLTAGLFQSTIADFQGASEIFEGGFVTYSLAQKASILGIAEADLKVHGVVSEFTARAMAETTREKVGADLAISLTGVAGPDELEGQPVGTVFIGLASEAGVMVKKVHIGGRSRSDIRYIAVLHALNMVRQALLA, from the coding sequence ATGAAAGCAGAGTTAATTGCAGTCGGAACAGAAATCCTAACTGGACAAATCGTTAATACCAACGCCCAGTATTTGTCAGAAAAAATGGCAGAAATCGGTATTGATGTTTATTACCAAACAGCTGTTGGAGACAATGAAGAAAGACTTCTATCAGTCATTGACATGGCTAGTAAACGTAGCGATTTGGTTATTCTTTGTGGTGGCCTGGGACCTACAGAAGACGATTTGACTAAGCAAACCTTGGCTAAATATTTGGGACGTAACTTAGTTTTTGATGAGAAAGCCAATCAGAAATTGGATCAATTCTTTGCGTCGCGTCCGAAATACAGCCGCACGCCCAATAATGAACGTCAGGCTCAGATGGTGGAAGACTCAACACCTATTCAAAACATCACAGGACTTGCTGTTGGCGGTATCTTGACGGTTGATGGTGTGACTTATGTCGTTTTACCTGGTCCACCGAGCGAATTGAAGCCTATGGTACAAGAAGGTTTGCTACCCCTCCTATCCACAAGTGGTGAACAGCTTTATTCCCGCGTTCTTCGCTTCTTTGGTATCGGTGAAAGCCAGTTGGTGACGGTCTTAGCAGATATGATTGAAGAGCAGACAGACCCAACGCTTGCTCCCTATGCCAAGGTTGGTGAAGTGACCTTGAGGCTGTCAACCAAGGCGAAAAATCAACAAGCAGCTGATCTGAAGTTGGATGCACTAGAAGCGCAAATCTTAGCGACACCTGGTTTGGATAACACGCCCCTAAAAGACCATTTGTATGGCTATGGTGAGGGAAATTCTTTAGCGCAGGTGACGGTTGACTTGTTGAAGGCTTCTGGTAAGTCGGTTACAGCAGCAGAAAGTCTGACAGCAGGGCTCTTTCAGTCGACAATTGCTGATTTCCAAGGGGCGTCTGAGATTTTTGAAGGTGGCTTTGTGACTTACAGCTTGGCACAAAAAGCTTCTATCTTGGGTATTGCTGAGGCTGACTTAAAGGTGCATGGTGTGGTGAGTGAGTTCACGGCTAGAGCGATGGCTGAGACTACACGTGAAAAGGTTGGAGCAGATTTAGCGATTTCTCTAACGGGTGTGGCAGGTCCTGATGAGCTTGAGGGTCAGCCAGTTGGTACAGTCTTTATAGGCTTAGCCAGTGAAGCGGGTGTCATGGTCAAAAAAGTTCATATCGGAGGTCGTAGTCGTTCAGACATTCGCTATATTGCTGTCTTGCATGCTTTAAATATGGTTCGACAAGCATTGCTAGCATGA
- a CDS encoding helix-turn-helix domain-containing protein: protein MKIGQHIYQLRTTQNLTQEELASKVYVTRQTVSNWERGYSYPDLQSITKLAHLFDLTVEQLLKDDLSQIERTLKMRTQDYFNTLASELTLAILWFIATTIALFYFFQVDGLIAALIVCSPWLILKASQVEKIKLHYNLETYQEISDFMAGKIKPSALSKDIKRHKMIFKSLHFLLAGILGFLITYFLIKLIT, encoded by the coding sequence ATGAAAATTGGTCAACATATCTATCAGTTAAGAACTACCCAGAATCTCACTCAAGAAGAACTAGCAAGCAAGGTTTATGTTACCAGACAAACCGTTTCCAACTGGGAACGCGGTTACTCTTATCCTGATCTGCAAAGCATCACAAAACTAGCTCACCTATTTGACTTAACAGTCGAACAACTCTTAAAAGATGACTTATCTCAAATAGAGAGGACCTTAAAAATGAGAACACAAGATTACTTCAATACCTTAGCTAGTGAATTGACACTGGCTATTCTATGGTTTATAGCGACAACGATTGCATTATTTTACTTTTTCCAAGTGGATGGTCTCATCGCTGCGCTGATTGTGTGCAGTCCTTGGCTAATTTTAAAAGCAAGTCAAGTCGAAAAAATCAAGCTGCATTACAATCTAGAAACCTATCAAGAGATTTCGGATTTCATGGCTGGAAAAATAAAACCAAGTGCCCTTTCAAAAGATATTAAACGGCACAAAATGATTTTTAAATCACTACATTTTTTACTTGCTGGTATCTTAGGATTTTTGATCACCTATTTCCTAATAAAACTAATCACCTAA
- a CDS encoding DNA-3-methyladenine glycosylase I — MKRCSWVKASNPLYIAYHDQEWGKPLHEEQALFELLCMETYQAGLSWETVLNKRQAFHDAFYDYDMEKVAQMTDDELDKLLENPAIIRHRLKLYATRSNAQAFLNIQKAHGSFDHYIWSFVDGVTENHDVPDYRQAPAKTELSEKVSKALKKAGFKFVGPVAVQSFLQAAGLVNDHENDCDWK, encoded by the coding sequence ATGAAACGTTGTTCTTGGGTTAAAGCATCAAACCCTCTGTATATCGCCTACCATGATCAAGAGTGGGGTAAGCCACTTCATGAGGAGCAGGCTTTGTTTGAGTTGCTCTGCATGGAAACCTATCAGGCAGGTTTATCATGGGAAACTGTTCTCAATAAGCGTCAAGCTTTCCACGACGCCTTTTATGATTATGATATGGAGAAGGTAGCTCAAATGACAGATGACGAACTGGATAAACTATTGGAGAATCCAGCCATCATTCGTCACCGTCTGAAATTGTATGCAACCAGATCAAACGCGCAAGCTTTTTTAAATATTCAAAAAGCTCACGGCTCGTTTGATCATTATATCTGGTCCTTTGTCGATGGTGTTACTGAAAATCATGACGTGCCAGATTATCGTCAAGCGCCAGCTAAAACAGAGTTATCAGAAAAAGTGTCTAAGGCTCTCAAAAAAGCAGGCTTCAAGTTTGTAGGACCTGTCGCTGTTCAATCTTTTCTTCAAGCAGCCGGATTAGTCAATGACCATGAGAATGATTGTGATTGGAAATAA
- the ruvA gene encoding Holliday junction branch migration protein RuvA, translated as MYDYIKGKLTKITAKFIVVEAGGLGYIIYVANPYSFSESVNQDVQIYLHHVVREDAHLLFGFHSDEEKDVFLKLISVSGIGPMTALAIVAVDDNEGLVNAIDNSDIKYLMKFPKIGKKTAQQMILDLAGKFVDAPMENGKAPKTKTVATNEQLDEAMEALLALGYKASELKKIKAFFEGTNETAEQYIKSALKMLMK; from the coding sequence ATGTACGATTATATTAAAGGAAAATTGACGAAAATCACCGCTAAGTTTATTGTGGTCGAAGCAGGTGGTTTGGGTTATATTATCTATGTAGCCAATCCCTACTCTTTTTCAGAGAGTGTCAATCAAGACGTTCAAATTTACTTACACCATGTGGTTAGAGAAGACGCTCACCTTTTGTTTGGTTTCCACTCTGATGAGGAAAAAGACGTCTTTCTCAAGCTGATTTCGGTGTCAGGTATTGGGCCAATGACGGCTCTTGCTATTGTAGCTGTGGATGATAATGAAGGTCTTGTTAATGCTATTGATAACAGCGACATCAAGTACCTTATGAAATTCCCTAAAATTGGGAAAAAGACAGCCCAGCAAATGATTCTTGATTTAGCTGGCAAATTTGTTGATGCCCCAATGGAAAATGGTAAGGCGCCTAAAACTAAGACTGTTGCGACCAATGAACAGTTGGATGAAGCTATGGAAGCCCTCTTGGCACTTGGTTACAAAGCAAGTGAACTCAAGAAAATCAAAGCCTTCTTTGAGGGAACTAATGAGACAGCAGAACAATACATTAAATCAGCTCTTAAAATGCTGATGAAATAA
- a CDS encoding MDR family MFS transporter: MKEFFTLPKQLQWREELRFISIILGSAIFPFMSMYYVQYFGAFITGLLVIVTQVVSFIGILYGGHLSDSLGRKKVTDLGNLGVLLGYVLTTFANLPGHVEPVLTFVGIFIVEVASNFAHPAYEAMLIDLTTEENRRFVYTINYWLINVAVMMGAGIAGVFYDHHFFELLLVMTAIAAFSYLIMLWKFEETRPEDFVFAHGRGVLATFKNYSEVIKDKTFMVYTMGTILFAAVWGQIDNYLPIHYKTLYQETDLFGIIISGPKLLSLAVLINTVLIVLLMTTFNRLTEKMKLLPQLILGASTFATGIFAALTFKTLLPIMLAAVVYTIGEMIYIPASQVLRVKMMDENKIGSYSGFLAISQPLGMIIAGAMVSLSDFTGVLGVQLTFIIIASLGLYLMVHSAKLHHLS; this comes from the coding sequence ATGAAAGAATTTTTTACCCTGCCCAAGCAATTGCAGTGGCGGGAAGAATTGCGCTTTATTTCTATCATTTTAGGAAGTGCTATTTTTCCGTTTATGTCCATGTATTATGTTCAGTATTTTGGAGCTTTTATCACGGGTTTACTCGTTATTGTGACGCAGGTTGTTAGTTTTATTGGCATCTTGTACGGTGGACATTTATCGGATTCACTAGGTCGTAAAAAAGTAACGGATCTCGGCAATTTAGGGGTCTTACTGGGTTACGTATTAACAACTTTTGCTAATCTCCCAGGACATGTTGAGCCTGTTTTGACGTTTGTGGGGATTTTTATTGTAGAAGTGGCGTCCAATTTTGCCCATCCTGCTTATGAAGCTATGTTGATTGACTTGACGACCGAGGAAAATCGTCGCTTTGTCTATACAATCAACTACTGGCTGATTAATGTAGCTGTTATGATGGGAGCAGGCATTGCAGGTGTTTTCTATGACCATCATTTCTTCGAATTGCTTCTCGTCATGACAGCTATTGCAGCCTTTTCATACCTGATTATGCTCTGGAAATTTGAAGAAACGCGTCCAGAAGATTTTGTTTTTGCTCATGGTCGAGGAGTATTGGCTACTTTTAAAAATTATAGCGAAGTTATCAAAGATAAGACTTTCATGGTTTACACTATGGGAACCATCCTCTTTGCGGCAGTTTGGGGACAGATTGATAACTACCTGCCGATTCACTATAAAACCTTGTATCAGGAAACTGATCTCTTTGGCATTATTATCAGTGGACCTAAGTTGCTTAGTTTGGCAGTACTTATCAACACCGTCCTGATTGTCCTTTTGATGACGACATTTAACCGTTTGACAGAGAAAATGAAACTGTTGCCTCAGTTGATATTAGGAGCTAGCACTTTTGCGACAGGGATTTTTGCGGCACTTACTTTCAAGACCTTGCTACCAATCATGCTTGCAGCGGTGGTTTATACAATAGGTGAGATGATTTACATTCCAGCAAGTCAGGTCCTCCGTGTCAAGATGATGGACGAGAACAAGATTGGCTCTTACTCAGGTTTTCTAGCCATTTCTCAGCCTTTGGGGATGATTATTGCTGGTGCTATGGTCTCGCTCAGCGATTTTACGGGGGTATTAGGGGTTCAGTTGACCTTTATCATTATTGCCTCGCTAGGACTTTATCTTATGGTGCATTCTGCTAAGTTGCATCATCTTTCTTAA
- the mutL gene encoding DNA mismatch repair endonuclease MutL, whose amino-acid sequence MSRIIELPEILANQIAAGEVIERPASVVKELVENAIDAEANQISIDIEESGLQKIVITDNGIGMSRDDLELSLRRHATSKIKNQADLFRIRTLGFRGEALPSIASISYLTMETASEDEASGTALFAKGGHIESIETISRPRGTKISVENLFYNTPARLKYLKSLQSELAHIVDIINRLSLAHPDIAFTLTSDGRQVTQTAGTGDLRQAIAGIYGLNTAKKMVEISTADLDFEVSGYVSLPELTRANRNYITLLINGRYIKNFLLNRAILDGYGSKLMVGRFPIAVVDIQIDPYLADVNVHPTKQEVRISKERELMALISTAIKESLKEQDLIPDALENLAKSATRKADKPIQTSLSLKQSNIYYDAEKQDFVERPSVLEEPVQFDRVEVDDVDNHVNQIDNPDKVTVNQSPNIKFAERNQNFLENEEHGSLDFQNKTKINRLIENLENEETSTFPELDYFGQMHGTYLFAQGKGGLYIIDQHAAQERVKYEYYRDKIGDVDSSLQQLLVPYLFEFSAADFLNLQEKMPLLNQVGIYLEAYGDNTFILREHPIWMKEEEIESGVYEMCDMLLLTNEVSIKKYRAELAIMMSCKRSIKANHIIDDYSARNLIYQLSKCQNPYNCPHGRPVLINFSSSDMEKMFRRIQENHTSLRDLGKY is encoded by the coding sequence ATGAGTAGAATTATTGAATTACCAGAAATTTTAGCCAATCAGATTGCTGCTGGTGAGGTCATTGAACGACCTGCTAGTGTTGTCAAAGAGTTGGTGGAAAACGCCATTGATGCAGAAGCCAACCAAATCAGCATTGATATTGAAGAATCTGGACTGCAAAAAATTGTTATTACCGATAATGGCATCGGAATGAGTCGTGATGACCTAGAGTTGAGTTTACGTCGTCATGCCACCAGTAAAATCAAAAATCAGGCTGACTTATTTCGTATTAGAACGCTAGGGTTTCGCGGTGAGGCCTTACCTTCCATAGCCTCTATTTCCTATTTGACCATGGAAACTGCAAGCGAAGATGAGGCTAGCGGAACAGCCTTATTTGCAAAAGGTGGTCATATCGAGTCTATTGAGACAATTTCACGTCCCAGAGGGACTAAGATTTCGGTTGAGAATCTCTTTTACAATACACCTGCTCGTCTAAAATACCTAAAAAGTTTGCAGTCTGAATTGGCGCATATTGTAGATATTATCAACCGATTGAGTTTGGCTCATCCTGATATTGCTTTCACCTTAACTAGTGATGGCCGCCAGGTTACTCAGACCGCTGGGACAGGGGATTTAAGACAAGCTATTGCGGGCATTTACGGTCTTAACACAGCCAAGAAAATGGTTGAGATTTCGACAGCTGATTTAGACTTTGAAGTTTCGGGCTATGTTAGTTTGCCTGAGTTAACACGTGCCAATCGTAATTATATTACGCTTTTAATCAATGGGCGATACATCAAGAATTTCTTGTTAAACCGTGCCATCTTGGATGGCTATGGCTCCAAGTTGATGGTGGGACGTTTTCCGATTGCTGTCGTTGATATTCAGATTGACCCTTACCTTGCTGATGTTAATGTCCATCCTACAAAGCAAGAAGTTCGCATTTCAAAAGAGCGTGAATTGATGGCCTTGATTAGTACAGCCATTAAGGAATCGCTTAAAGAACAGGATTTAATTCCAGATGCTTTGGAGAATTTAGCTAAATCAGCTACTCGTAAAGCCGACAAACCTATTCAAACTAGCTTGTCATTGAAACAATCTAATATCTATTACGATGCTGAGAAACAGGATTTTGTTGAAAGACCAAGTGTTTTAGAAGAGCCTGTTCAATTTGACCGAGTCGAAGTTGACGACGTTGACAACCACGTCAATCAAATTGACAACCCTGACAAAGTTACTGTCAACCAAAGTCCCAATATCAAATTTGCAGAGCGTAACCAAAATTTTCTTGAAAATGAAGAACATGGTAGTCTTGATTTTCAAAATAAAACCAAAATCAATCGCTTAATTGAAAACTTAGAAAATGAAGAAACGTCAACTTTTCCAGAATTAGATTATTTTGGTCAGATGCATGGAACCTACCTCTTTGCCCAAGGTAAGGGCGGTCTTTATATCATCGACCAGCATGCTGCTCAAGAACGGGTTAAGTATGAGTACTATCGTGATAAAATCGGTGATGTTGACAGTTCGTTACAACAACTTTTAGTACCTTACTTGTTTGAATTTTCCGCGGCTGACTTTTTGAATTTACAAGAGAAAATGCCCCTTCTGAATCAGGTTGGTATCTATCTTGAAGCCTATGGGGATAACACCTTTATCTTGCGTGAGCATCCTATCTGGATGAAGGAAGAGGAGATTGAGTCTGGGGTTTATGAGATGTGTGATATGCTATTGTTGACTAATGAGGTTTCAATCAAAAAGTATCGAGCTGAACTTGCTATCATGATGTCTTGTAAACGATCAATCAAGGCTAATCACATTATTGATGATTATTCTGCACGAAATTTAATTTACCAATTGTCTAAGTGTCAAAATCCTTATAATTGTCCACATGGACGTCCTGTTTTGATTAACTTTTCATCGTCGGATATGGAAAAAATGTTTAGAAGGATTCAGGAAAATCATACCAGTTTAAGGGATTTAGGAAAATATTAG
- the mutS gene encoding DNA mismatch repair protein MutS — protein sequence MVKEKISPGMQQYLDIKADYPDAFLLFRMGDFYELFYEDAVKAAQILEISLTSRNKNAENPIPMAGVPYHSAQAYIDVLVEMGYKVAIAEQMEDPKQAVGVVKRDVVQVITPGTAVDSSKPDSANNFLVSLDFDGNQYGLSYMDLATGEFMVTLLTDFLTVKSEIQNLRAKELVIGFELTDEDKEVFVKQMNLILSYESQVFEDSDLISDDLNTLEQASASKLLSYVHRTQMRELKHIQTLVHYEVKDYLQMTYATKSSLDLLENARTGKKHGSLFWLLDETKTAMGMRLLRQWIDRPLIRFEDIEERQDIIQAFLDDFINRSDLTESLKGVYDIERLASRVSFGKASPKDLLQLGNTLAKVPVIKAVLSAFEVDIIDKVDGEIDSIPDLESLICLAIDPDAPATISEGGIIRTGFDETLDHYRKVMKEGRAWIADIEAKERQASGISTLKIDYNKKDGYYFHVTNSNLSLVPDYFFRKATLKNSERFGTAELAKIEGDMLEAREQSANLEYEIFMRIRARVETYIDRLQTLAKVLAKVDVLQSLAVVAETNHYVRPIFNDQHLIEIVEGRHAVVEKVMGTQVYIPNSIHFDQETCIQLITGPNMSGKSTYMRQLALSVVMAQMGGYVAAETINLPIFDAIFTRIGAADDLISGQSTFMVEMMEANQAIKRATVDSLILFDELGRGTATYDGMALAQSIIEHIHNKIKAKTMFATHYHELTDLSTTLTRLVNVHVATLEEKGEVTFLHKISEGPADKSYGVHVAKIAGLPSSVLTRADHILQDLESHSATLKTESQSESMANHLVEEPVGQLSLFSDEAYSELAARLEEVDVLNLTPMEAMNTLFELKKLL from the coding sequence ATGGTAAAAGAAAAAATTTCTCCTGGCATGCAACAGTATCTGGATATTAAAGCTGACTATCCAGATGCTTTTTTACTTTTTCGCATGGGGGATTTCTATGAATTATTCTATGAGGATGCGGTCAAGGCGGCTCAGATTTTAGAGATTAGCTTGACTAGTCGTAATAAAAATGCTGAGAATCCGATTCCGATGGCAGGTGTTCCCTATCATTCTGCTCAAGCCTACATCGATGTTTTGGTAGAAATGGGTTATAAGGTCGCAATTGCTGAGCAGATGGAGGATCCCAAGCAAGCTGTTGGTGTTGTTAAACGTGATGTTGTTCAGGTGATTACTCCGGGGACGGCAGTGGATTCGAGCAAGCCAGATAGTGCCAATAACTTTTTGGTGTCATTAGACTTTGACGGTAATCAGTACGGACTTTCCTATATGGACTTGGCAACTGGTGAGTTTATGGTTACGCTTCTGACTGACTTTCTAACAGTCAAAAGTGAAATCCAGAATCTTAGGGCGAAAGAACTGGTTATTGGTTTTGAACTGACAGATGAGGACAAGGAAGTCTTTGTTAAGCAGATGAATTTGATTTTATCTTATGAAAGTCAAGTTTTTGAAGACAGCGATTTGATTTCAGATGATTTGAATACTCTGGAACAGGCCAGTGCTTCAAAGCTACTTTCTTATGTGCATCGGACTCAAATGAGAGAACTCAAGCATATTCAGACCTTGGTGCATTATGAGGTTAAGGATTACCTACAAATGACCTATGCTACTAAGTCTAGTTTGGATTTACTGGAGAATGCTCGCACTGGGAAAAAACATGGAAGTCTTTTTTGGCTCCTTGATGAGACCAAGACAGCCATGGGAATGCGTCTCTTGCGCCAATGGATTGACCGTCCGCTTATCCGTTTTGAAGACATTGAAGAACGCCAGGATATTATTCAAGCCTTTTTAGATGATTTTATCAATCGTAGTGATTTAACGGAAAGTCTAAAAGGGGTTTATGATATTGAGCGTTTGGCCAGCCGTGTGTCCTTTGGAAAGGCTTCTCCTAAGGATCTTTTACAATTAGGAAATACCTTGGCAAAGGTTCCAGTTATAAAAGCTGTTTTATCAGCTTTTGAAGTCGATATTATTGACAAGGTTGACGGTGAGATTGACAGCATTCCTGATTTAGAATCTTTGATTTGCTTAGCTATTGACCCAGATGCCCCTGCGACCATTTCAGAGGGTGGTATTATTCGAACTGGCTTTGATGAAACCTTGGACCACTATCGTAAGGTCATGAAAGAAGGACGAGCTTGGATTGCGGATATTGAAGCCAAGGAACGTCAAGCTTCTGGTATCTCTACCCTTAAAATCGATTATAATAAAAAGGATGGTTACTATTTCCATGTGACCAATTCTAATCTATCACTTGTACCTGATTATTTCTTTAGAAAAGCAACCTTGAAAAACTCTGAGCGCTTCGGAACAGCTGAATTAGCTAAGATTGAGGGGGATATGCTTGAGGCACGTGAGCAATCTGCCAATTTAGAATATGAGATTTTTATGCGTATCAGAGCGCGTGTGGAAACCTATATCGATCGTTTGCAAACCTTGGCAAAAGTTTTAGCAAAGGTTGATGTCTTGCAAAGTTTAGCGGTCGTGGCTGAAACCAATCATTATGTACGACCTATCTTTAATGACCAACATCTTATTGAAATCGTTGAAGGACGACATGCGGTTGTTGAAAAAGTTATGGGAACTCAAGTTTACATTCCAAACAGCATCCACTTTGACCAAGAGACCTGTATTCAACTGATTACGGGCCCCAATATGAGTGGTAAATCAACCTATATGAGGCAGTTAGCCTTGTCAGTAGTCATGGCTCAGATGGGTGGTTATGTCGCAGCTGAGACCATCAATTTACCTATTTTCGATGCTATTTTTACTCGTATTGGTGCTGCAGATGACCTGATTTCAGGGCAATCAACCTTTATGGTGGAAATGATGGAAGCTAATCAGGCCATTAAACGTGCAACTGTAGACTCTCTAATTCTCTTTGATGAATTGGGGCGTGGGACAGCAACTTATGATGGAATGGCTTTGGCACAGTCTATTATTGAGCATATCCATAACAAGATTAAGGCAAAAACTATGTTTGCTACGCATTATCATGAGTTGACAGACTTGTCAACAACATTGACAAGACTTGTCAACGTCCATGTTGCAACCTTAGAAGAGAAAGGAGAGGTGACCTTCCTCCATAAAATCTCGGAAGGCCCAGCTGACAAGTCTTACGGTGTTCATGTGGCTAAGATTGCTGGTTTACCGTCTTCTGTCCTAACAAGGGCTGATCATATCTTGCAAGATTTAGAGAGCCATTCGGCGACGTTAAAAACAGAGTCTCAATCTGAGTCTATGGCAAATCATCTTGTGGAAGAACCAGTAGGGCAACTCTCTCTTTTTTCAGATGAGGCTTACTCAGAATTAGCGGCTCGACTTGAAGAAGTTGATGTTCTCAATCTGACACCAATGGAAGCTATGAATACCTTATTCGAATTAAAAAAACTACTATGA
- the argR gene encoding arginine repressor yields MSKVQRQEEIKRLIENHQIGTQEEIRAYLEEKAIFVTQATLSRDLREIGLIKLRSEDGKLYYSLTDHVTGHFGSQIAPLINKIAKVQFMLVLSTNLWEVDVLANAIDQENRKDILGTVAGADTLLVICQNEETAEAIYQDISAQL; encoded by the coding sequence ATGAGTAAAGTACAGCGACAAGAAGAAATAAAACGTCTTATCGAAAACCATCAAATAGGGACACAAGAAGAAATCAGGGCTTACCTTGAAGAAAAAGCTATCTTTGTGACTCAAGCAACCTTGTCACGCGATTTACGTGAAATTGGTTTGATAAAGTTGCGTAGCGAAGACGGCAAACTTTATTATAGTTTGACAGATCATGTCACAGGTCATTTTGGGAGTCAAATAGCTCCTTTGATAAATAAAATAGCTAAAGTACAATTTATGTTAGTGCTAAGTACCAATTTGTGGGAAGTAGACGTGTTGGCCAATGCGATTGATCAAGAAAATCGAAAAGATATTTTAGGTACCGTTGCGGGAGCAGATACCCTCTTGGTCATTTGTCAGAATGAGGAGACTGCAGAAGCAATTTACCAAGATATCTCAGCACAACTGTAG